From Nocardia sp. XZ_19_385, the proteins below share one genomic window:
- a CDS encoding sugar ABC transporter permease: MSDPSGTATKKRFSFRESGKPWLFVAPVLIALVVVIGYPVFRAIYMSFQKDAGLDPATGMFTEGGSAGFANYTHWLLQQCTLPTGETVACPTGNLGSQFWLAIGVTLFFTVVTVALEATIGLGMAMVMGKSFAGRSLLRAAVLIPWAIPTAVTARLWEFMFQYDGVVNRVLGTHILWTTDPWASRFAVIAADVWKTTPFMALLLLAGLQVIPGDVYEAAKVDGAAAWQRFTQITLPLLKPALLVAILFRTMDALRMFDLPAIMTQGNPNTRTASILVVDQFRQGPNSAAALSTITFLLIFAVAFLLVKVLGANAVRTQEAQREGAVR; encoded by the coding sequence GTGTCGGATCCTTCTGGAACGGCTACAAAGAAACGTTTCAGCTTCCGCGAGAGCGGCAAGCCGTGGCTGTTCGTCGCACCGGTGCTCATCGCACTGGTCGTGGTCATCGGATATCCGGTGTTCCGCGCGATCTACATGTCGTTCCAGAAGGACGCGGGCCTGGACCCGGCGACCGGCATGTTCACCGAAGGCGGCAGCGCCGGGTTCGCCAACTACACGCACTGGCTGTTGCAGCAGTGCACGTTGCCGACCGGCGAGACGGTGGCCTGCCCGACCGGCAACCTCGGTTCGCAGTTCTGGCTGGCCATCGGCGTCACCCTGTTCTTCACCGTGGTCACCGTCGCGCTGGAGGCCACCATCGGCCTCGGCATGGCGATGGTGATGGGCAAGAGCTTCGCCGGCCGCTCGCTGCTGCGGGCGGCGGTGCTGATCCCCTGGGCCATCCCGACCGCCGTCACGGCGCGGTTGTGGGAGTTCATGTTCCAGTACGACGGCGTGGTGAACCGGGTGCTCGGCACCCACATTCTGTGGACCACCGATCCGTGGGCCTCACGGTTCGCGGTGATCGCCGCCGACGTGTGGAAGACGACGCCGTTCATGGCCCTGCTGCTGCTGGCCGGTCTGCAGGTCATCCCCGGTGACGTGTACGAGGCCGCGAAGGTCGACGGCGCGGCGGCCTGGCAGCGGTTCACTCAGATCACGCTGCCGCTGCTCAAGCCCGCGCTGCTGGTGGCGATCCTGTTCCGCACCATGGACGCGCTGCGCATGTTCGACCTGCCCGCCATCATGACCCAGGGCAACCCGAACACCCGGACCGCGTCGATCCTGGTGGTCGACCAGTTCCGGCAGGGTCCCAACAGTGCCGCGGCGCTGTCCACCATCACCTTCCTGCTCATCTTCGCGGTCGCGTTCCTGCTCGTGAAGGTGCTGGGCGCCAACGCCGTTCGCACTCAGGAAGCCCAGCGAGAAGGGGCGGTGCGCTGA
- a CDS encoding carbohydrate ABC transporter permease: protein MSVATKTPAVQSVPWTKRLKSARLYFGVLIILVWGLAPFYWMMVTAFRDPEYTFENTPWPTHLTMENFRNAFDTSRGNDFGKALVNSLIIGSITTVLALVIGIFAAYALARLTFRGKYLVSGLILSASMFPVVVLVTPLFQFFTNIGWIGEYQAMIIPNISFVLPLTVYILASFFTELPWELEEAARIDGANKMQAFRLVMLPLAAPAVFTTAILAFIAAVNEYLLARLLSSGSTEPVTVAIARFSGNNPLVPPYAAIMAAGTIVTIPLVIMVLIFQRRIISGLTAGGVKS, encoded by the coding sequence ATGTCCGTCGCGACGAAAACCCCGGCGGTGCAGTCGGTCCCGTGGACCAAACGGCTCAAATCGGCCCGGCTCTACTTCGGCGTGCTGATCATCCTGGTGTGGGGGCTGGCCCCGTTCTACTGGATGATGGTCACCGCGTTCCGCGATCCGGAATACACCTTCGAGAACACTCCGTGGCCGACGCATCTGACCATGGAGAACTTCCGCAACGCCTTCGACACCAGCCGCGGCAACGACTTCGGTAAGGCGCTGGTCAACAGCCTGATCATCGGCTCGATCACCACCGTGCTGGCGTTGGTCATCGGCATCTTCGCCGCCTACGCGCTGGCGCGGCTGACCTTCCGCGGTAAGTACCTGGTGTCCGGGCTGATCCTGTCCGCGTCGATGTTCCCGGTGGTCGTGCTGGTGACGCCGCTGTTCCAGTTCTTCACCAATATCGGCTGGATCGGCGAATACCAGGCGATGATCATCCCGAATATCTCGTTCGTGCTGCCGTTGACGGTCTACATCCTGGCGTCGTTCTTCACCGAGCTCCCGTGGGAACTCGAAGAAGCCGCGCGCATCGACGGCGCAAACAAGATGCAGGCGTTCCGGCTGGTGATGCTGCCGCTGGCCGCGCCCGCGGTGTTCACCACCGCGATCCTGGCGTTCATCGCCGCGGTCAACGAATACCTGCTGGCGCGTTTGCTTTCCAGCGGTTCGACCGAACCGGTGACCGTCGCGATCGCGCGCTTCTCCGGCAACAACCCGCTGGTACCGCCCTACGCCGCGATCATGGCCGCGGGCACCATCGTCACCATTCCGCTGGTGATCATGGTCCTGATCTTCCAGCGTCGCATCATCTCCGGCCTGACCGCCGGTGGCGTCAAGAGCTAG
- a CDS encoding transglycosylase domain-containing protein, whose protein sequence is MIVRSLFGKRRGREKPAASYPSLAGWDEPTLPPTPPVKSAPRPAKKRPAPNSERPTRSRAERARRLGLALFILFVGVPALLSGLAYWSAEIPDPSAVQTNQIATILASDSSTVISKVVPPDGNRIPVPLAEVPQHVRDAVLAAEDRSFYTNAGYSTSGFLRASRDNLLGRENAGGGSTITQQYVKNAFLGSERTVSRKMRELIIAAKMSRQWSKDDILAAYLNTVYYGRGAYGIAAASKAYFGKDPVHLSLAEGAMLAAVLRTPSLLDPETHLPQLKARWQYVLDGMIEMDVLAPGDRDATRFPDILPIAEMTSENEARGPEGLIRTQVLRELRASGISERDLNTGALQITTTIDTRAQQAALGAIGDRLGGQPPELRGAVVSIDPRSGAVRAYYGGTDGIGYDFAQAPLQTGSAFKVFAAIAAQQQSIPLHRVMDSSPVSDRGTKITNVDGETCGKCSLAEALKRSLNTSYYRLAMTMFNGPGAIADAAHQAGIPEEIPGVAGKTLTEDGGRPLNGIVLGQYLVRPIDMASAYATIAAGGVYHQPYFVQRVVTGDGRVLLDRGAPEARVGQQLPEGEQRIPRTIAENTIAAMAPIAAYSNGHSLAEGRPSGAKTGTTQLGESKWNKDAWMIGFTPSLSTAVWIGTEQSQPIRTARGADIYGSGLPADIWKQVMDGALAGTPVEQFPEPAAPATAQGLIPGKPSGGPYDILNPQNQSPQQEREPVIVFPPGPGPAEVEIFPGFSIPVPR, encoded by the coding sequence ATGATCGTGCGCTCGTTGTTCGGCAAACGAAGAGGCCGGGAGAAACCGGCCGCGTCCTATCCCTCCCTCGCGGGCTGGGACGAGCCGACACTGCCACCGACCCCGCCGGTGAAGTCCGCGCCCCGCCCGGCCAAGAAACGTCCGGCCCCGAATTCCGAGCGGCCCACACGCTCCCGCGCCGAACGTGCCCGAAGACTGGGGCTCGCGCTGTTCATCCTCTTCGTCGGCGTGCCCGCGCTGCTGTCGGGCCTGGCCTATTGGAGCGCCGAGATCCCCGACCCGTCCGCGGTGCAGACCAACCAGATCGCCACCATCCTGGCCTCGGACAGCAGCACGGTCATCTCCAAAGTCGTTCCCCCGGACGGTAATCGGATCCCCGTCCCGCTCGCCGAGGTGCCGCAGCACGTGCGCGACGCGGTGCTCGCCGCCGAGGACCGCAGCTTCTATACCAACGCCGGCTATTCCACCTCCGGCTTCCTGCGCGCCAGCCGCGACAATCTGCTCGGCCGGGAGAACGCCGGCGGCGGCTCCACCATCACCCAGCAGTACGTGAAGAACGCCTTCCTCGGTTCCGAACGCACCGTGAGCCGCAAGATGCGCGAGCTGATCATCGCCGCGAAGATGTCCCGGCAGTGGAGCAAGGACGACATCCTCGCCGCCTACCTCAACACCGTCTACTACGGCCGCGGCGCCTACGGGATCGCCGCCGCGTCCAAGGCCTACTTCGGCAAAGACCCCGTGCACCTGTCGCTGGCCGAGGGCGCGATGCTGGCCGCCGTGCTGCGCACCCCCTCGCTGCTGGACCCGGAAACCCATCTGCCGCAGCTGAAAGCGCGCTGGCAGTACGTGCTCGACGGAATGATCGAGATGGACGTGCTCGCCCCCGGCGACCGCGACGCCACCCGCTTCCCCGACATCCTCCCGATCGCCGAGATGACCAGCGAGAACGAGGCGCGCGGGCCCGAGGGCCTGATCCGCACCCAGGTGCTGCGCGAACTGCGCGCCTCGGGCATCAGCGAACGTGACCTGAACACCGGCGCGCTGCAGATCACCACCACCATCGATACCCGAGCCCAGCAGGCCGCGCTCGGCGCGATCGGTGACCGGCTCGGCGGGCAGCCGCCCGAACTGCGCGGCGCCGTGGTGTCGATCGATCCGCGCTCGGGTGCGGTGCGCGCCTACTACGGCGGCACCGACGGCATCGGCTACGACTTCGCCCAGGCCCCGCTCCAAACCGGTTCGGCGTTCAAGGTTTTCGCGGCGATCGCGGCCCAGCAGCAGAGCATTCCGCTGCACCGGGTGATGGACAGTTCGCCGGTCAGCGATCGCGGCACCAAGATCACCAATGTGGACGGGGAGACCTGCGGCAAGTGCAGTCTCGCCGAGGCGCTGAAGCGCTCGCTGAACACCAGCTATTACCGGTTGGCCATGACCATGTTCAACGGGCCGGGAGCCATCGCCGACGCGGCGCACCAGGCCGGTATCCCGGAGGAGATCCCCGGTGTGGCGGGCAAGACGCTCACCGAGGACGGCGGCCGCCCGCTCAACGGAATCGTGCTGGGCCAGTACCTGGTTCGCCCGATCGACATGGCCTCGGCCTACGCCACCATCGCGGCCGGCGGCGTCTACCACCAGCCGTACTTCGTGCAGCGCGTGGTCACCGGCGACGGGCGCGTGCTGCTCGACCGCGGCGCCCCCGAAGCCCGTGTCGGACAGCAACTCCCGGAGGGCGAGCAGCGCATCCCGCGCACCATCGCCGAGAACACGATCGCCGCCATGGCGCCGATCGCCGCCTACTCCAACGGCCACAGCCTCGCCGAGGGCCGCCCGTCCGGCGCCAAGACCGGCACCACCCAGCTCGGCGAGAGCAAGTGGAACAAGGACGCGTGGATGATCGGCTTCACACCGTCGCTGTCCACCGCGGTCTGGATCGGCACCGAGCAGTCCCAGCCCATCCGGACGGCCCGCGGCGCCGACATCTACGGTTCCGGTCTGCCCGCCGACATCTGGAAGCAGGTGATGGACGGCGCACTGGCCGGCACCCCGGTGGAACAGTTCCCCGAACCGGCCGCTCCGGCCACCGCGCAGGGCCTCATTCCGGGCAAGCCGTCCGGGGGGCCATACGACATTCTCAATCCGCAGAATCAGTCGCCGCAGCAGGAGCGGGAGCCGGTCATCGTGTTCCCGCCCGGGCCCGGCCCCGCGGAGGTGGAGATTTTCCCCGGTTTCAGCATCCCGGTGCCCAGGTGA
- a CDS encoding effector binding domain-containing protein, whose product MDFNVVDRPETLVAGTVLRSPALAVEGPRRVKVEEAWKRTMARTLPGPPTTAYVDHAPEINSYLTHIVGYRCKNLDDLQAGDVLARVPAGRFARFTASGDNLGDTVVSIWRAVWDAEAAGKFVRSYTGDLEHYPDSRTAEVFVALADDQGEG is encoded by the coding sequence GTGGATTTCAATGTCGTTGACCGTCCCGAGACGCTGGTGGCGGGAACAGTACTTCGCAGCCCGGCGCTCGCGGTCGAAGGGCCGCGCCGCGTCAAGGTCGAAGAAGCGTGGAAGCGCACCATGGCGCGCACGCTGCCCGGACCCCCGACCACCGCATACGTCGACCACGCGCCGGAGATCAACTCGTATCTGACCCATATCGTCGGCTACCGCTGCAAGAACCTCGACGATCTGCAGGCCGGCGACGTGCTCGCCCGGGTTCCGGCCGGCCGGTTCGCCCGGTTCACCGCCAGTGGCGACAACCTCGGCGACACCGTCGTCAGTATCTGGCGGGCGGTGTGGGACGCCGAGGCGGCGGGCAAGTTCGTGCGCTCCTACACCGGCGACTTGGAGCATTATCCGGATTCGCGCACGGCCGAGGTGTTCGTGGCGCTGGCAGACGACCAGGGCGAGGGGTAG
- a CDS encoding GyrI-like domain-containing protein has product MDFEIVTLDESLVAGLTIPLAGREVTNRDLDLVNFTWDRYLAREKAVPRMAAYIGQNDHAVAVLGYEVRGMDDVDAGDVLTRIPTGRYAKFVVSDKPYDLLRTAWAQVAKAEAAGKITRSHRAELERYIGPTSVEVYVSLD; this is encoded by the coding sequence GTGGACTTCGAGATTGTCACCTTGGACGAGAGCCTGGTCGCCGGCCTGACCATCCCGCTGGCCGGGCGCGAAGTGACCAACCGCGATCTGGACCTGGTGAACTTCACCTGGGACCGCTACCTCGCCAGAGAGAAGGCGGTGCCGCGCATGGCCGCCTACATCGGCCAGAACGATCACGCCGTCGCCGTCCTCGGCTACGAGGTGCGCGGCATGGACGACGTGGACGCGGGCGACGTACTCACCCGCATCCCCACCGGGCGCTACGCCAAATTCGTTGTCTCCGACAAGCCTTACGACCTGCTGCGCACCGCGTGGGCGCAGGTCGCGAAAGCCGAAGCGGCGGGCAAGATTACGCGATCGCACCGAGCGGAGCTGGAGCGCTACATCGGGCCGACGTCGGTCGAGGTGTACGTCTCGCTCGACTGA
- a CDS encoding inositol-3-phosphate synthase encodes MSSEGQKQVRVAIVGVGNCASSLVQGVQYYKDADENATVPGLMHVKFGQYHVRDVKFVAAFDVDAKKVGFDLADAIFASENNTIKISDVPPTDVVVQRGPTLDGIGKYYAETIELSEAEPVDVVKVLKDAQVDVLVSYLPVGSEEADKFYAQCCIDAGVAFVNALPVFIASDPVWAQKFTDAGVPIVGDDIKSQVGATITHRVMAKLFEDRGVQLDRTMQLNVGGNMDFKNMLERERLESKKISKTQAVTSNLKKEMGANDVHIGPSDHVGWLDDRKWAYVRLEGRAFGDVPLNLEYKLEVWDSPNSAGIIIDAVRAAKIALDRGIGGPVIPASAYLMKSPPKQLADDVAREQLEAFIIGAE; translated from the coding sequence ATGAGTAGTGAAGGTCAGAAACAGGTTCGCGTGGCCATTGTGGGCGTTGGCAACTGCGCCTCCTCCTTGGTCCAGGGCGTGCAGTACTACAAGGACGCGGATGAGAACGCCACCGTCCCCGGTCTGATGCACGTCAAGTTCGGCCAGTACCACGTCCGCGACGTGAAGTTCGTCGCCGCGTTCGACGTCGACGCCAAGAAGGTCGGCTTCGACCTGGCGGACGCCATCTTCGCGAGCGAGAACAACACCATCAAGATCTCCGACGTGCCGCCGACCGACGTGGTCGTGCAGCGCGGTCCGACGCTGGACGGTATCGGCAAGTACTACGCCGAGACCATCGAGCTGTCCGAGGCCGAGCCGGTCGACGTCGTCAAGGTCCTCAAGGACGCACAGGTCGACGTCCTCGTCTCCTACCTGCCCGTGGGTTCGGAAGAGGCCGACAAGTTCTACGCCCAGTGCTGCATCGACGCGGGCGTCGCCTTCGTCAACGCGCTGCCGGTGTTCATCGCCTCCGACCCGGTGTGGGCGCAGAAGTTCACCGACGCCGGCGTCCCGATCGTCGGCGACGACATCAAGTCGCAGGTCGGCGCGACCATCACGCACCGCGTGATGGCCAAGCTGTTCGAGGACCGCGGCGTGCAGCTGGACCGCACCATGCAGCTCAACGTCGGCGGCAACATGGACTTCAAGAACATGCTCGAGCGTGAGCGCCTGGAGTCCAAGAAGATCTCCAAGACCCAGGCCGTCACCAGCAACCTGAAGAAGGAAATGGGCGCCAACGACGTGCACATCGGCCCGTCCGATCACGTCGGCTGGCTCGATGACCGCAAGTGGGCCTACGTGCGCCTGGAAGGCCGCGCCTTCGGTGACGTGCCGCTGAACCTGGAGTACAAGCTCGAGGTGTGGGATTCGCCGAACTCCGCGGGCATCATCATCGACGCGGTGCGCGCCGCGAAGATCGCCCTGGACCGCGGCATCGGCGGCCCGGTCATCCCGGCCTCGGCCTACCTGATGAAGTCCCCGCCGAAGCAGCTCGCCGACGACGTCGCGCGCGAGCAGCTGGAAGCGTTCATCATCGGCGCCGAGTAA
- a CDS encoding PadR family transcriptional regulator: MLELAILGLLLEAPMHGYELRKRLTGLLGPFRAFSYGSLYPALRRMQADGLIDEENVAGVTMRRARRVYQLTPQGRERFTELLADTGPQNYTDDGFGVHLAFFNRTPAEARMRILEGRRRQVEERRESLREAIKKASGSLDRYTRQLHQLGLESSEREVRWLNELIAAEQSTNAAPQKEGNTGHE, encoded by the coding sequence ATGCTCGAGCTGGCAATTCTCGGGCTGCTCCTCGAGGCGCCCATGCACGGCTACGAGCTGCGCAAGCGGCTCACCGGTCTGCTCGGGCCGTTTCGGGCCTTCTCCTATGGGTCGCTCTATCCGGCGCTGCGGCGCATGCAGGCCGACGGGTTGATCGACGAGGAGAACGTCGCGGGCGTCACGATGCGCCGCGCGCGACGGGTCTATCAACTGACACCGCAGGGGCGGGAACGGTTCACCGAACTGCTCGCCGACACCGGCCCGCAGAACTACACCGATGACGGCTTCGGCGTCCACCTCGCCTTCTTCAACCGCACCCCCGCCGAGGCGCGGATGCGCATTCTCGAGGGCCGGCGCAGGCAGGTCGAGGAACGCCGAGAGAGTCTGCGGGAAGCGATCAAGAAGGCCAGCGGCTCGCTGGATCGCTATACCCGGCAGCTCCACCAGCTCGGTCTGGAATCAAGCGAGCGCGAAGTGCGCTGGCTCAACGAGTTGATTGCGGCGGAGCAATCGACGAACGCGGCACCACAGAAAGAGGGAAACACCGGCCATGAGTAG
- a CDS encoding DUF5318 family protein — MVDYALRRRSLLADVYAGRVGVAEVCDANPYLLRAAKFHGRGSEVTCPICRKEQLTLVSWVYGDELGPAAGSARTPEELARLAETRSEFSVHVVEVCRTCSWNHLVQSYVLGTAPAPTRRRANRRTAAE, encoded by the coding sequence GTGGTCGACTACGCGCTCCGGCGCCGGTCACTGCTGGCTGACGTGTATGCGGGCCGGGTCGGTGTCGCCGAGGTATGTGATGCAAATCCCTACCTCCTGCGTGCGGCCAAGTTCCACGGCCGGGGGAGCGAGGTTACGTGCCCTATCTGCAGGAAAGAACAGCTGACACTCGTATCCTGGGTCTACGGCGACGAGCTCGGACCGGCAGCCGGGTCCGCTCGTACCCCCGAGGAGCTGGCGCGTCTCGCCGAGACGCGCTCGGAATTCTCGGTTCATGTCGTCGAGGTATGCCGGACCTGTAGCTGGAATCATCTGGTGCAGTCCTATGTGCTCGGAACGGCTCCGGCTCCCACGCGGCGCCGCGCGAACCGGCGTACTGCCGCCGAATGA
- a CDS encoding transglycosylase domain-containing protein produces MYVLMALAIVVPSTAFLIAYSAVSVPKPGDLKNNQVAYIYGNDGETVLSKVVPPEGNRTDVTIDQIPPHVRNAVIAAEDRDFYTNPGFSISGFARAARDNLMGKESAGGGSTITQQYVKNAMVGDERSYTRKLRELVISAKMARQWSKDEILTAYLNTIYFGRGAYGIDAAAKAYFGKPVQELSVSEGAVLAGTIQLPSALDPEKNPEGSKSRWNYVLDGMVEMGNLKSADRQGTQYPTVVPLATVRDKSQDSGPEGLVKAQVLKELAAAGISEHELNTEGLKITTTIDPKMQQAAVDAATKKMQGEPENLRTAVVSIDPRSGAVKAYYGGTDGQGYDFANAGLQTGSSFKVVGLAANLEQGIPLSQMYDSSPLTVNGIKITNVEGEGCGTCTIAEALKRSLNTSFYRMQLDMGNGPKKIADMGHKLGIPESIPGVSKTLSEPDGSGPNNGIVLGQYQARPLDMASVYATLAASGVYHAPHFVTKVVSADGDVLLDRGEVAGEQRVSAAVADNATAAMKPIAAWSRNHNLANGRESASKTGTAQLGDTGQNKDAWMVGYTPSLSTAVWVGTEQGDPLKNYQGGMIYGSGLPSDIWKATMDGALTGTTNETFPKPAPIKGQAGVPEWSAPYTAPSTTQQQFVPPVIVPSQVEILPGITIPVPGVQQPPQQQQQQQTPETPDAGPLPGQPVAPTDGSQPTTTNSNRPNNNGNGNGNGNGTQPTTRQR; encoded by the coding sequence ATGTATGTCCTGATGGCGCTGGCCATCGTGGTGCCGAGCACCGCGTTCCTGATCGCCTACTCCGCGGTGTCGGTGCCCAAGCCCGGCGACCTGAAGAACAACCAGGTCGCCTACATCTACGGCAACGACGGCGAGACCGTGCTCAGCAAGGTCGTGCCGCCGGAGGGCAACCGCACCGACGTCACCATCGACCAGATCCCGCCGCATGTGCGCAACGCGGTGATCGCCGCCGAGGACCGCGACTTCTACACCAACCCCGGCTTCTCCATCTCCGGCTTCGCCCGTGCCGCCCGCGACAACCTCATGGGCAAGGAGAGCGCGGGCGGTGGCTCGACCATCACCCAGCAGTACGTGAAGAACGCGATGGTCGGTGACGAACGCTCCTACACCCGTAAGCTGCGCGAACTCGTCATCTCGGCGAAGATGGCGCGGCAGTGGAGCAAGGACGAGATCCTCACCGCCTACCTGAACACCATCTACTTCGGTCGCGGCGCCTACGGCATCGATGCGGCGGCCAAGGCCTACTTCGGTAAGCCGGTGCAGGAACTGAGCGTCTCCGAGGGCGCGGTGCTCGCGGGCACCATCCAGTTGCCGTCGGCGCTGGATCCGGAGAAGAACCCCGAGGGTTCGAAGTCGCGCTGGAATTACGTTCTCGACGGCATGGTCGAGATGGGCAACCTGAAGAGCGCTGACCGGCAGGGCACGCAGTACCCGACGGTCGTGCCGCTGGCCACGGTCCGGGACAAGTCCCAGGACTCCGGGCCCGAGGGCCTGGTCAAGGCGCAGGTGCTCAAGGAGCTCGCGGCCGCCGGCATCAGTGAGCACGAGCTCAACACCGAGGGCCTGAAGATCACCACCACGATCGACCCGAAGATGCAGCAGGCCGCGGTGGATGCCGCGACCAAGAAGATGCAGGGCGAACCCGAGAACCTGCGGACCGCGGTGGTGTCCATCGATCCGCGCAGCGGTGCGGTGAAGGCCTACTACGGCGGCACCGACGGCCAGGGCTACGACTTCGCCAACGCGGGTCTGCAGACCGGTTCGTCGTTCAAGGTGGTCGGCCTGGCCGCGAACCTGGAGCAGGGCATCCCGCTCTCGCAGATGTACGACAGCTCCCCGCTGACCGTGAACGGCATCAAGATCACGAACGTGGAAGGCGAAGGGTGCGGCACCTGCACCATCGCCGAGGCACTCAAGCGGTCGCTGAACACCAGCTTCTACCGGATGCAGCTCGACATGGGCAACGGCCCGAAGAAGATCGCGGACATGGGCCACAAGCTCGGCATCCCCGAGTCCATTCCCGGCGTCTCGAAGACGCTGAGCGAGCCCGACGGCTCGGGCCCGAACAACGGCATCGTGCTCGGCCAGTACCAGGCCCGTCCGCTCGATATGGCTTCGGTCTACGCGACTTTGGCTGCCTCGGGCGTCTATCACGCACCGCATTTCGTGACCAAGGTGGTCAGCGCCGACGGTGACGTCCTGCTCGATCGCGGCGAGGTCGCCGGCGAGCAGCGGGTCTCGGCTGCCGTGGCCGACAACGCCACCGCGGCGATGAAGCCGATCGCGGCCTGGTCGCGCAACCACAACCTGGCCAACGGCCGGGAGTCGGCGTCCAAGACCGGTACCGCCCAGCTCGGCGACACCGGCCAGAACAAGGACGCCTGGATGGTCGGCTACACCCCGTCGCTGTCGACGGCGGTCTGGGTCGGCACCGAGCAGGGTGATCCGCTGAAGAACTACCAGGGCGGCATGATCTACGGTTCCGGCCTGCCCTCCGACATCTGGAAGGCCACCATGGACGGCGCCCTCACGGGCACCACCAACGAGACCTTCCCGAAGCCGGCCCCGATCAAGGGCCAGGCGGGTGTCCCGGAGTGGTCCGCGCCCTACACCGCGCCGTCCACCACCCAGCAGCAGTTCGTGCCGCCGGTGATCGTCCCGAGTCAGGTGGAAATCCTGCCCGGCATCACCATCCCGGTGCCCGGTGTTCAGCAGCCGCCGCAACAACAGCAGCAACAGCAGACGCCGGAGACTCCGGACGCCGGGCCGCTGCCCGGTCAGCCGGTCGCGCCGACCGACGGGTCACAACCAACCACTACGAACTCGAACCGTCCCAATAACAACGGAAATGGGAACGGGAATGGGAACGGGACACAACCGACAACCCGGCAACGGTAG